Proteins encoded in a region of the Marinococcus sp. PL1-022 genome:
- a CDS encoding ferredoxin, with protein sequence MAKYTIVDKDTCIACGACGAAAPDIFDYDEEGLAENIVDDNQGTESIPDDLEEDMIDAFEGCPTDSIKVAEKPFAGDPFKFE encoded by the coding sequence ATGGCGAAATACACCATTGTTGATAAAGATACATGTATCGCCTGCGGTGCCTGCGGAGCAGCAGCTCCCGATATTTTCGATTACGATGAGGAGGGCCTGGCCGAAAATATTGTCGATGACAACCAGGGCACAGAAAGCATCCCGGACGACCTTGAAGAGGATATGATCGACGCTTTTGAAGGCTGCCCGACCGATTCCATCAAAGTCGCGGAAAAACCGTTCGCCGGGGATCCGTTTAAATTCGAATAA
- a CDS encoding inorganic diphosphatase → MAENKEVEVLIEIPTGSQNKYEFDKDKGVFKLDRVLFSPMFYPAEYGYIDDTLALDGDPLDVLVLVTNPTFPGCVIDARVIGYLNMIDDGDEDQKLLAVPTEDPRFEGVTTLDDVPQHKLDEISHFFQTYKELEKKTTKIGGWENEAEAAKLVQESIDRYNNQ, encoded by the coding sequence TTGGCAGAGAACAAAGAAGTGGAAGTACTTATTGAAATTCCGACAGGCAGCCAGAACAAATACGAATTTGACAAAGATAAAGGGGTCTTTAAACTCGACCGCGTACTATTCTCCCCGATGTTTTATCCAGCAGAATATGGCTACATCGATGATACGCTTGCGCTCGACGGCGATCCGCTTGACGTACTCGTACTTGTTACCAACCCAACCTTCCCAGGCTGCGTCATTGACGCGCGGGTCATCGGCTATTTAAACATGATCGATGATGGGGACGAGGACCAGAAGCTGCTGGCTGTGCCAACGGAGGACCCGCGTTTTGAAGGAGTAACTACGCTTGATGACGTACCCCAGCACAAGCTTGATGAAATCTCCCACTTTTTCCAGACGTACAAAGAGCTTGAAAAGAAAACGACTAAAATCGGCGGCTGGGAAAACGAAGCAGAAGCAGCTAAGCTTGTGCAGGAATCCATCGACCGCTACAACAACCAGTAA
- the serA gene encoding phosphoglycerate dehydrogenase yields the protein MQKTMNEEETATSNQTFRVLVSDSMSSEGLAPLLESDQVQCVQQHVDDAEGLDSFDALLVRSGTTVTAEVMDSMPNLRIVARAGVGVDNIDIDAATKRGVVVINAPDGNTISTAEHTFAMMASLARKIPQANASLKSGEWNRKGFQGTELRGKTLGIVGFGRIGSELSKRAQSFEMSVIVYDPFLTKERANEMGVDLRDFEELLGEADVITVHTPLTKDTKGMLGHENLGKTKPGVMLLNCARGGIIDEEALAHYLETGHVAGAALDVYEEEPANENPLVAFDQVVSTPHIAASTKEAQLNVASQVSDEVLQFLQGLPALNSINLPTMSKEKFEAIRPYYEFARRMGNIMSQSVKTPVQELNVRYSGNVTDLETSILTRSLLAGFLQSRIDAPVNDVNASTIAKERGIDYGEQFGSQSLGYSNLIQATVEGEGRSFALYGTYVKEYGPRIVRINDFNVDFYPTGHLIYIQHTDKPGVIGKMGQILGRHQINIATMQVGRREEGGEAIMMLAVDREANQDVVKDLTSIEEISLADTIEL from the coding sequence ATGCAGAAAACTATGAACGAAGAAGAAACAGCAACCAGCAATCAGACGTTTCGTGTGCTTGTATCCGATTCGATGAGCAGCGAGGGCCTCGCCCCGCTTCTTGAAAGCGATCAGGTACAGTGCGTTCAGCAGCACGTTGATGATGCAGAAGGACTCGATTCGTTTGATGCCCTGCTCGTCCGGAGCGGCACCACTGTCACAGCAGAAGTAATGGATTCCATGCCAAACCTCCGCATCGTAGCCCGCGCCGGTGTCGGAGTGGATAACATTGACATCGATGCCGCTACCAAACGAGGGGTTGTGGTGATAAATGCCCCGGACGGCAACACAATCTCCACGGCCGAGCATACATTTGCCATGATGGCTTCGCTCGCCCGGAAAATTCCGCAGGCGAACGCTTCACTGAAATCCGGTGAATGGAACCGTAAAGGCTTCCAGGGAACGGAGCTTCGTGGAAAGACGCTTGGCATTGTAGGCTTCGGCCGTATTGGTTCGGAGCTGTCCAAGCGGGCCCAGAGCTTTGAAATGAGCGTCATCGTGTATGATCCGTTTTTGACAAAGGAACGGGCAAACGAAATGGGCGTAGACCTCCGGGACTTCGAAGAGCTGCTCGGGGAGGCGGACGTAATCACCGTTCATACACCGCTCACCAAGGATACAAAAGGCATGCTTGGCCACGAGAACCTTGGCAAAACAAAGCCTGGAGTTATGCTTTTAAACTGCGCCCGCGGCGGCATTATTGACGAAGAAGCACTCGCCCATTATCTCGAAACCGGCCATGTGGCTGGCGCGGCCCTTGATGTTTACGAAGAAGAACCGGCGAATGAAAACCCTCTCGTCGCGTTTGACCAGGTCGTCAGCACGCCGCACATAGCCGCTTCAACAAAAGAAGCCCAGTTAAATGTGGCTTCCCAGGTTTCAGACGAAGTGCTTCAGTTTCTGCAGGGGCTCCCTGCCTTAAACTCTATCAATCTCCCGACAATGTCAAAAGAAAAGTTTGAAGCGATACGCCCGTACTATGAATTTGCCCGCCGCATGGGTAACATCATGTCCCAGAGCGTAAAAACGCCTGTTCAGGAGCTGAACGTACGCTACAGCGGAAACGTCACCGACCTTGAAACGTCCATTCTGACCCGCTCTCTGCTCGCCGGCTTTCTCCAGAGCCGCATCGACGCGCCGGTTAACGATGTGAATGCTTCCACCATCGCCAAGGAGCGGGGCATTGACTACGGGGAGCAGTTCGGATCCCAGTCGCTCGGCTATTCCAACCTGATTCAGGCGACCGTCGAAGGTGAAGGCCGTTCGTTTGCGCTGTACGGCACGTATGTGAAGGAATACGGCCCACGTATTGTCCGCATTAACGACTTTAATGTCGACTTCTATCCGACCGGTCATCTTATTTATATCCAGCATACGGATAAGCCGGGGGTTATCGGTAAAATGGGACAAATTCTGGGACGGCATCAGATTAACATTGCCACCATGCAGGTGGGACGCCGTGAGGAAGGCGGCGAAGCCATTATGATGCTCGCCGTTGACCGTGAAGCCAACCAGGATGTGGTAAAGGATTTAACGTCCATTGAAGAAATTTCTCTGGCCGACACGATTGAACTATAG
- a CDS encoding cob(I)yrinic acid a,c-diamide adenosyltransferase, which translates to MKLYTKQGDSGDTSVVGGKRKKDDARVEVFGSFEEVNALIGKAQLMAVEEKSGTDLQKDLERIQHELFDCGSDVADIRAEAVRKVYNSTVEWLERRIDQYTEEAPALKKFILPGGTPLSAELHLARTVCRRAERELVRAGETEDVPAPVLMYINRLSDYLFSAARIANSRAGKADVEYERSAEVFTTEQDRKNKK; encoded by the coding sequence ATGAAGCTGTATACCAAACAGGGAGACAGCGGAGACACCTCCGTGGTGGGCGGAAAAAGAAAAAAGGACGATGCCAGAGTTGAAGTGTTTGGAAGCTTTGAAGAAGTCAACGCACTGATTGGCAAGGCGCAGTTGATGGCGGTGGAGGAAAAAAGCGGGACAGATCTGCAAAAGGATCTTGAGCGTATTCAGCATGAATTGTTTGACTGTGGCAGTGATGTCGCTGACATAAGGGCTGAGGCGGTACGTAAAGTTTATAATTCCACCGTGGAATGGCTCGAACGCCGGATTGACCAATACACGGAGGAAGCCCCGGCGCTGAAAAAATTTATTCTTCCGGGGGGCACGCCGCTGTCGGCGGAGCTTCACCTTGCCCGCACCGTTTGCAGGCGGGCAGAACGGGAGCTTGTTCGTGCAGGCGAAACCGAAGACGTGCCCGCACCGGTGCTTATGTATATAAACCGCCTGTCGGATTACCTGTTCAGTGCCGCGAGAATTGCGAACAGCCGGGCGGGCAAAGCAGACGTTGAATATGAACGAAGCGCAGAAGTATTTACTACGGAACAGGATAGGAAAAACAAAAAATGA
- a CDS encoding ABC transporter ATP-binding protein: MGVVQVENVTAGYGKRSTVVDRVSFNVEAGEMIGIVGPNGSGKSTLLRVMAGLHEAAAGSVRYKNIPLSSFTSSERAKTVAYLPQFDELTAAYSVRQVVEMGRYAYRKSLWPAANNKEDEQVIQNAMQQMQVWAKRFHSFHALSGGEKQRVLLARLLAQEPECLLLDEPTNHLDIHYRIELLNYIRSWILEEKRAVVVVMHDIQAAALYCDRVLMLSEGRVEAFDEPTAVFTESRLAQVYQADIHVSLQHEIKTPAVHWRPPQPESESPDARLSWSEAPHQMEAVSRTALNVYAPSLKKLVYGTVFSVDTINGAVHISADGQLAHTIHFSEDMRVWRKSTGSREAVFGSGRSCFLWLHMAEGWPASEISALQLYMQRKAFEWMHARECHGLSPRALKEIMVTAPVKKNEAFSEEQLHWHYLHIGELIESVLDDYNSASG; this comes from the coding sequence ATGGGGGTAGTCCAAGTCGAAAACGTAACTGCCGGCTACGGAAAAAGGAGTACGGTCGTTGACCGGGTCTCCTTTAACGTCGAGGCCGGAGAGATGATCGGTATTGTCGGGCCGAACGGCAGCGGAAAGTCTACACTGCTTCGTGTGATGGCTGGTCTGCATGAAGCGGCCGCCGGGAGCGTCCGGTATAAAAACATCCCTTTGAGCTCGTTCACTTCTTCGGAAAGAGCAAAGACTGTCGCCTATCTGCCGCAGTTTGACGAATTAACAGCAGCCTATTCGGTCCGCCAGGTCGTAGAGATGGGAAGGTATGCTTATCGAAAAAGCCTGTGGCCGGCAGCGAATAATAAAGAAGACGAACAAGTCATCCAAAACGCTATGCAGCAGATGCAGGTGTGGGCTAAAAGATTCCATTCATTCCACGCGTTAAGTGGCGGCGAAAAACAACGGGTGCTGCTTGCAAGACTGCTTGCACAGGAGCCCGAGTGTCTGCTGCTCGACGAGCCGACGAACCATCTCGATATTCACTATCGTATTGAACTGTTGAATTATATTCGCAGCTGGATTTTAGAAGAAAAACGGGCTGTGGTAGTTGTAATGCACGATATTCAGGCAGCTGCTCTGTACTGTGACCGGGTGCTGATGCTCTCAGAGGGCAGGGTGGAAGCGTTTGATGAACCGACGGCTGTTTTTACCGAAAGCCGTTTGGCCCAAGTGTACCAGGCCGATATTCATGTCAGTCTGCAGCATGAAATAAAAACACCAGCCGTGCACTGGCGCCCGCCGCAGCCGGAAAGTGAAAGCCCGGATGCCCGGCTTTCATGGTCGGAAGCACCGCATCAAATGGAAGCAGTCTCACGTACAGCTTTAAATGTGTATGCCCCTTCCTTAAAAAAGCTGGTTTATGGAACGGTGTTTTCAGTGGATACAATCAACGGTGCTGTACATATTTCTGCTGATGGACAGCTGGCCCACACCATCCATTTTTCAGAGGACATGCGAGTATGGAGAAAAAGCACAGGCAGCCGGGAGGCTGTTTTTGGTTCCGGACGATCATGCTTTCTGTGGCTCCACATGGCCGAAGGCTGGCCGGCCTCGGAGATTTCAGCCTTACAGCTGTACATGCAAAGAAAAGCATTCGAATGGATGCATGCCCGTGAATGTCACGGACTTTCTCCCCGGGCACTAAAAGAAATTATGGTGACAGCGCCGGTAAAAAAAAATGAAGCATTCTCGGAAGAACAGTTACATTGGCACTACCTTCACATCGGAGAATTGATAGAATCAGTGTTAGATGACTACAATTCGGCTTCCGGATAG